A single window of Pirellulales bacterium DNA harbors:
- a CDS encoding BON domain-containing protein, translated as MFTLFSPLRPNSVTSALVERQMQRWPAAQQGERREGPVPAAAQPRESAQARLSASPFLPLRALQCDGSDGHVTIRGRVPTRYLKDLSARLVKSIGGVERVSNEVEVLPLGCHA; from the coding sequence GTTTACCTTATTCAGCCCGTTGCGTCCGAATTCCGTCACCAGCGCGCTCGTCGAGCGGCAGATGCAGCGATGGCCGGCTGCGCAGCAAGGCGAACGTCGCGAGGGCCCGGTTCCGGCGGCTGCCCAGCCGCGCGAGTCGGCCCAGGCGCGCCTCTCGGCAAGCCCGTTCTTGCCTTTGCGGGCCTTGCAGTGCGACGGCAGCGACGGGCACGTGACCATCCGCGGCCGCGTACCCACCCGGTATCTGAAAGACCTCTCGGCCCGGCTGGTCAAGTCGATCGGCGGCGTCGAGCGGGTGTCGAACGAAGTCGAGGTGCTGCCGCTCGGCTGCCACGCCTAG